From a region of the Betta splendens chromosome 5, fBetSpl5.4, whole genome shotgun sequence genome:
- the sla2a gene encoding src-like-adapter 2 — MGTCPIRCRSNLTILENPPEREIESNQESIIVSLYDYPSFGPNDLTMCMGERLTVMSDDGDFMMVRSSTTGRDSYVPTNYTAKVTSRWLFTGISRLKAVELLMHSNNQTGAFLIRDSETNRDCYSLSILKRANSSYLDCVKHYRITILQNGWVYISPGLTFACLHDLVGHYSEVADGLICRLTAPCFIHGLDNAREARPVPTAIRRPTLNWKDISRSVIFRRKRTESDNSLVSEGLRDAITSYLQMTEGNDHSWDT, encoded by the exons ATGGGCACCTGTCCCATCAGATGTCGATCAAACCTCACAATCCTTGAGAATCCACCTGAGCGGGAAATAGAAT CCAACCAGGAAAGCATCATCGTGTCCCTCTACGACTACCCATCGTTTGGTCCCAACGACTTAACCATGTGTATGGGGGAGAGACTCACCGTCATGTCAGA TGATGGCGATTTTATGATGGTGAGATCCTCGACCACGGGCCGCGACAGCTATGTTCCCACCAACTACACGGCCAAAGTGACAAGCAG GTGGCTGTTCACGGGCATCAGCAGGTtgaaggccgtggagctgcTCATGCACTCTAATAACCAGACCGGCGCCTTCCTCATCCGAGACTCAGAGACAAACAGAG ATTGTTACTCGCTTTCTATTCTGAAGAGAGCCAACTCCTCGTACCTGGACTGCGTGAAGCACTACCGCATCACAATCCTCCAAAATGGCTGGGTCTACATATCCCCAGGACTTACCTTCGCCTGCCTGCATGACCTGGTGGGACACTATTCAG AGGTTGCAGACGGATTGATCTGCCGGCTGACAGCGCCTTGCTTCATCCACGGTTTGGACAATGCTAGAGAGGCCAGGCCGGTGCCTACAGCTATTAGGAGGCCGACCCTTAACTGGAAGGACATTAGCAG GTCGGTGATCTTCAGAAGGAAGCGAACAGAGTCGGACAACTCTCTGGTGAGCGAGGGCCTGAGGGACGCCATCACCTCCTACCTGCAAATGACAGAAGGCAACGATCACAGCTGGGACacctga
- the ndrg3a gene encoding protein NDRG3a isoform X2, whose product MDELQDVQLTEIKPLLTNKNARNFQDFDCQEHDIETPHGVLHVTMRGVPKGNRPVILTYHDIGLNHKSCFNTLFNYEDMQEITQHFAVVHVDAPGQQEGAPPFPSGYRYPTMDELAEMLPSVMTQLKVNSVIGIGVGAGAYILSRFALNNPTLVEGLVLINVDPCAEGWIDWAASKLSGWTSNLVDIVMAHHFSTDELTENQELIQTYRLHIAQDINQDNLALFCGSYQYRRDLEIERPIVGLNEDTVNTLTCPALLVVGDTSPAVDAVVECNSRLNPTKTTLLKMADCGGLPQVVQPGKLAEAFKYFVQGMGYMPSAGMTRLTRSRTTSSSSITSMDSSRSRGNLNSLLEGSATGVLDGQARPQTMEVSC is encoded by the exons ATGGATGAGCTGCAGGATGTACAGCTGACCGAAATCAAACCACTGCTGACCAACAAG aatGCACGCAACTTTCAAGACTTCGACTGCCAG GAGCATGACATCGAGACCCCCCACGGCGTTCTTCACGTGACGATGAGAGGCGTCCCCAAGGGCAACAGACCCGTCATCCTCACCTACCACGACATCGGCCTCAACC ACAAATCGTGCTTCAACACCCTGTTCAACTACGAGGACATGCAGGAGATCACGCAGCACTTTGCAGTGGTCCACGTGGACGCACCGGGCCAGCAGGAGGGTGCCCCTCCCTTCCCAAGCGG CTACCGCTACCCCACTATGGACGAGCTGGCTGAAATGCTGCCCTCTGTGATGACTCAGCTCAA GGTTAACAGTGTGATTGGTATCGGCGTGGGAGCGGGAGCTTACATCCTCAGCCGCTTTGCA CTGAACAACCCCACCCTGGTGGAGGGGCTGGTTCTGATCAACGTCGACCCATGTGCTGAAGGGTGGATTGACTGGGCAGCTTCCAAG CTGTCTGGATGGACCAGTAATTTGGTGGATATTGTCATGGCTCACCACTTCAGCACT GATGAGCTCACAGAGAACCAGGAGCTGATCCAGACCTACCGTCTTCACATTGCCCAAGACATTAACCAGGACAACCTGGCCCTCTTCTGTGGCTCCTACCAATA TCGTCGGGACCTGGAGATCGAGCGGCCAATTGTGGGTCTGAATGAGGACACAGTCAACACACTGAC GTGCCCTGCTTTGCTGGTGGTCGGTGACACGTCGCCCGCTGTGGATGCAGTG GTGGAGTGCAATTCCAGGTTAAATCCAACCAAGACCACCCTGCTAAAG ATGGCTGATTGTGGAGGTTTGCCCCAGGTTGTGCAG CCAGGGAAGCTCGCTGAGGCCTTCAAGTACTTTGTTCAGGGGATGGGCTACA TGCCGTCAGCAGGGATGACTCGCCTGACTCGCTCgcgcaccacctcctcctccagcatcacctccatggacagcagccgcagccgtgGCAACCTGAACAGCCTGCTGGAGGGCAGCGCCACCGGGGTCCTGGACGGCCAGGCCAGACCCCAGACCATGGAGGTCTCCTGCTAA
- the ndrg3a gene encoding protein NDRG3a isoform X1, translating into MDELQDVQLTEIKPLLTNKNARNFQDFDCQEHDIETPHGVLHVTMRGVPKGNRPVILTYHDIGLNHKSCFNTLFNYEDMQEITQHFAVVHVDAPGQQEGAPPFPSGYRYPTMDELAEMLPSVMTQLKVNSVIGIGVGAGAYILSRFALNNPTLVEGLVLINVDPCAEGWIDWAASKLSGWTSNLVDIVMAHHFSTDELTENQELIQTYRLHIAQDINQDNLALFCGSYQYRRDLEIERPIVGLNEDTVNTLTCPALLVVGDTSPAVDAVVECNSRLNPTKTTLLKMADCGGLPQVVQPGKLAEAFKYFVQGMGYIPYVLLSHLSNESVPSAGMTRLTRSRTTSSSSITSMDSSRSRGNLNSLLEGSATGVLDGQARPQTMEVSC; encoded by the exons ATGGATGAGCTGCAGGATGTACAGCTGACCGAAATCAAACCACTGCTGACCAACAAG aatGCACGCAACTTTCAAGACTTCGACTGCCAG GAGCATGACATCGAGACCCCCCACGGCGTTCTTCACGTGACGATGAGAGGCGTCCCCAAGGGCAACAGACCCGTCATCCTCACCTACCACGACATCGGCCTCAACC ACAAATCGTGCTTCAACACCCTGTTCAACTACGAGGACATGCAGGAGATCACGCAGCACTTTGCAGTGGTCCACGTGGACGCACCGGGCCAGCAGGAGGGTGCCCCTCCCTTCCCAAGCGG CTACCGCTACCCCACTATGGACGAGCTGGCTGAAATGCTGCCCTCTGTGATGACTCAGCTCAA GGTTAACAGTGTGATTGGTATCGGCGTGGGAGCGGGAGCTTACATCCTCAGCCGCTTTGCA CTGAACAACCCCACCCTGGTGGAGGGGCTGGTTCTGATCAACGTCGACCCATGTGCTGAAGGGTGGATTGACTGGGCAGCTTCCAAG CTGTCTGGATGGACCAGTAATTTGGTGGATATTGTCATGGCTCACCACTTCAGCACT GATGAGCTCACAGAGAACCAGGAGCTGATCCAGACCTACCGTCTTCACATTGCCCAAGACATTAACCAGGACAACCTGGCCCTCTTCTGTGGCTCCTACCAATA TCGTCGGGACCTGGAGATCGAGCGGCCAATTGTGGGTCTGAATGAGGACACAGTCAACACACTGAC GTGCCCTGCTTTGCTGGTGGTCGGTGACACGTCGCCCGCTGTGGATGCAGTG GTGGAGTGCAATTCCAGGTTAAATCCAACCAAGACCACCCTGCTAAAG ATGGCTGATTGTGGAGGTTTGCCCCAGGTTGTGCAG CCAGGGAAGCTCGCTGAGGCCTTCAAGTACTTTGTTCAGGGGATGGGCTACA TTCCCTACGTTCTCCTCAGTCACCTGAGCAACGAATCAG TGCCGTCAGCAGGGATGACTCGCCTGACTCGCTCgcgcaccacctcctcctccagcatcacctccatggacagcagccgcagccgtgGCAACCTGAACAGCCTGCTGGAGGGCAGCGCCACCGGGGTCCTGGACGGCCAGGCCAGACCCCAGACCATGGAGGTCTCCTGCTAA
- the ndrg3a gene encoding protein NDRG3a isoform X3 has product MSAVLDLDQIACSGNEVEHDIETPHGVLHVTMRGVPKGNRPVILTYHDIGLNHKSCFNTLFNYEDMQEITQHFAVVHVDAPGQQEGAPPFPSGYRYPTMDELAEMLPSVMTQLKVNSVIGIGVGAGAYILSRFALNNPTLVEGLVLINVDPCAEGWIDWAASKLSGWTSNLVDIVMAHHFSTDELTENQELIQTYRLHIAQDINQDNLALFCGSYQYRRDLEIERPIVGLNEDTVNTLTCPALLVVGDTSPAVDAVVECNSRLNPTKTTLLKMADCGGLPQVVQPGKLAEAFKYFVQGMGYIPYVLLSHLSNESVPSAGMTRLTRSRTTSSSSITSMDSSRSRGNLNSLLEGSATGVLDGQARPQTMEVSC; this is encoded by the exons ATGTCAGCTGTTCTGGACCTGGACCAGATTGCATGCTCTGGGAATGAAGTG GAGCATGACATCGAGACCCCCCACGGCGTTCTTCACGTGACGATGAGAGGCGTCCCCAAGGGCAACAGACCCGTCATCCTCACCTACCACGACATCGGCCTCAACC ACAAATCGTGCTTCAACACCCTGTTCAACTACGAGGACATGCAGGAGATCACGCAGCACTTTGCAGTGGTCCACGTGGACGCACCGGGCCAGCAGGAGGGTGCCCCTCCCTTCCCAAGCGG CTACCGCTACCCCACTATGGACGAGCTGGCTGAAATGCTGCCCTCTGTGATGACTCAGCTCAA GGTTAACAGTGTGATTGGTATCGGCGTGGGAGCGGGAGCTTACATCCTCAGCCGCTTTGCA CTGAACAACCCCACCCTGGTGGAGGGGCTGGTTCTGATCAACGTCGACCCATGTGCTGAAGGGTGGATTGACTGGGCAGCTTCCAAG CTGTCTGGATGGACCAGTAATTTGGTGGATATTGTCATGGCTCACCACTTCAGCACT GATGAGCTCACAGAGAACCAGGAGCTGATCCAGACCTACCGTCTTCACATTGCCCAAGACATTAACCAGGACAACCTGGCCCTCTTCTGTGGCTCCTACCAATA TCGTCGGGACCTGGAGATCGAGCGGCCAATTGTGGGTCTGAATGAGGACACAGTCAACACACTGAC GTGCCCTGCTTTGCTGGTGGTCGGTGACACGTCGCCCGCTGTGGATGCAGTG GTGGAGTGCAATTCCAGGTTAAATCCAACCAAGACCACCCTGCTAAAG ATGGCTGATTGTGGAGGTTTGCCCCAGGTTGTGCAG CCAGGGAAGCTCGCTGAGGCCTTCAAGTACTTTGTTCAGGGGATGGGCTACA TTCCCTACGTTCTCCTCAGTCACCTGAGCAACGAATCAG TGCCGTCAGCAGGGATGACTCGCCTGACTCGCTCgcgcaccacctcctcctccagcatcacctccatggacagcagccgcagccgtgGCAACCTGAACAGCCTGCTGGAGGGCAGCGCCACCGGGGTCCTGGACGGCCAGGCCAGACCCCAGACCATGGAGGTCTCCTGCTAA